From a single Aspergillus puulaauensis MK2 DNA, chromosome 2, nearly complete sequence genomic region:
- a CDS encoding BAR domain protein (COG:I,T;~EggNog:ENOG410PI7Q;~InterPro:IPR004148,IPR027267;~PFAM:PF03114;~go_component: GO:0005737 - cytoplasm [Evidence IEA];~go_function: GO:0005515 - protein binding [Evidence IEA]), translating to MNVNKRLDRFKQWAGERMGGEVKTNVSDDFKALETEMGVRHEGIDRIHKSMTAYVKSVSKRSEGDDKEKTLPIGHLGGTMITHGEDYDANSDYGRCLTTFGRAEERLARIQETYIAQATSSWLESLERSMTQLKEYQSSRKKLDNRRLAYDASLSKMQKAKKEDFRVEEELRTQKVKYEEATDEVHRRMIDIKNTEPENVMDLEAFLDAQLDYHEQCREVLLRLKNEWPNEQAFSQPSNGHRGTRSPSNTVHSHHDRFGPLHEEHTNSVEARPVVRSNTHNFIETPVRKVYAQDTSPHRPVLNRTPTFEGPTQLRQVHEHPVATQWATRANSENFVSRRDSMQSRPFSRVVPEATEDAGYHSGSVSDRSDTSWIESRQSPFGNSVSRRTSSGTLSGVTQKKAPPPPPPSRAKKPAPPPPMKRPILSAAQV from the exons ATGAATGTCAACAAGAGACTCGACCGCTTCAAGCAATGGGCTGGGGAGAGAATGGGTGGCGAGGTCAAGACTAATGTCTCCGACGACTTCAAAGCTCTGGAAACGGAAATGGGCGTCCGCCATGAAG GTATCGATCGTATCCACAAGTCTATGACCGCCTATGTCAAGTCCGTTTCGAAGCGTAGCGAAGGTGATGACAAGGAAAAGACACTGCCTATTGGCCACCTAGGTGGTACAATGATCACTCATGGAGAGGATTATGATGCCAATTCTGATTATGGACGTTGTCTTACGA CATTCGGAAGAGCAGAGGAGCGTCTTGCTCGCATTCAAGAGACATATATTGCTCAGGCGACGTCGAGCTGGCTTGAGTCGCTGGAGCGATCCATGACCCAGTTGAAAGAGTACCAG TCATCTCGCAAGAAGCTGGACAATCGGCGCCTGGCGTACGATGCATCTCTCTCAAAGATGCAGAAAGCGAAAAAGGAAGACTTCcgcgtggaggaggagttAAGGACACAGAAGGTTAAATACGAAGAAGCCACCGATGAGGTACACCGCAGGATGATCGACATTAAGAACACTGAGCCTGAGAATGTTATGGATTTGGAAGCTTTCCTGGATGCGCAGTTGGACTACCATGAGCAGTGCAGGGAGGTCCTTCTTCGGTTGAAGAACGAGTGGCCCAATGA GCAAGCTTTCAGTCAGCCCTCAAACGGCCACCGTGGGACGCGCTCTCCTTCAAACACTGTCCATTCACATCATGACCGTTTCGGGCCTCTGCATGAGGAACATACAAATAGTGTTGAGGCACGACCCGTGGTTCGATCCAATACACACAACTTCATTGAAACACCAGTCAGAAAAGTCTACGCACAAGATACATCACCTCATCGGCCGGTCTTGAACCGCACCCCTACATTTGAAGGCCCGACGCAGTTGCGGCAGGTCCACGAGCACCCCGTTGCTACTCAATGGGCAACTCGGGCAAACAGTGAGAATTTTGTTTCAAGGAGGGACAGCATGCAGAGCCGTCCATTTAGTAGAGTGGTTCCAGAAGCCACGGAGGATGCCGGATATCACAGTGGCAGTGTGTCTGATCGCTCCGACACCAGCTGGATAGAATCTCGTCAATCGCCATTTGGCAACTCGGTGTCAAGACGAACCAGTTCGGGCACCTTGAGCGGTGTCACGCAAAAGaaagctcctccacctccaccaccctcTCGCGCAAAGAAACCTGCGCCCCCACCGCCAATGAAACGCCCTATTCTCAGCGCAGCTCAAGTATGA
- the mpt gene encoding putative DNA repair and transcription factor Ada (COG:L;~EggNog:ENOG410PRFJ;~InterPro:IPR009057,IPR004026,IPR035451,IPR018060;~PFAM:PF00165,PF02805;~go_function: GO:0003677 - DNA binding [Evidence IEA];~go_function: GO:0003700 - DNA-binding transcription factor activity [Evidence IEA];~go_function: GO:0008168 - methyltransferase activity [Evidence IEA];~go_function: GO:0008270 - zinc ion binding [Evidence IEA];~go_function: GO:0043565 - sequence-specific DNA binding [Evidence IEA];~go_process: GO:0006281 - DNA repair [Evidence IEA];~go_process: GO:0006355 - regulation of transcription, DNA-templated [Evidence IEA]), translated as MTQKTSPQKIPRLSKTAALTTSPANRWQAVVNRDPTATSFVYGVLTTKIFCRPSCPARLARRANVEFYDTPAQAERAGFRACKRCKPETLKPAVNPQVLLVQKACQTIKSDIASGKRPTLVRLAGEAGLTPSHFHRVFKKVTGATPGKYAAAEAISMGPCEEFKGKPLDGDPLKDDNGDVLLFQPWDEELFADLDSWLAGLDGDIGRGAVGADIDSTLLWNDFDVLIAAESDYSSCQEVCPLTGALHLGLSDPNSPNSGA; from the coding sequence ATGACCCAAAAAACATCCCCGCAGAAAATCCCCCGCCTCTCCAAGACCGCCGCTCTTACAACCTCCCCAGCCAACCGCTGGCAAGCAGTAGTCAACCGCGACCCAACGGCTACATCCTTCGTCTACGGCGTCCTCACAACAAAAATCTTCTGTCGACCCTCTTGCCCTGCGCGTCTGGCACGCCGAGCAAACGTCGAGTTCTACGATACACCCGCACAGGCGGAACGAGCAGGGTTCCGAGCCTGTAAGCGCTGCAAGCCGGAGACACTCAAGCCGGCTGTCAACCCGCAAGTCTTGTTGGTGCAGAAGGCATGTCAGACTATCAAATCGGACATTGCATCGGGCAAGAGACCGACGTTGGTCAGGCTAGCTGGGGAGGCAGGTTTGACGCCTAGTCATTTCCATAGGGTGTTCAAAAAAGTTACAGGTGCTACGCCGGGGAAGTATGCGGCGGCTGAGGCTATTAGTATGGGGCCATGTGAGGAATTCAAGGGCAAGCCGTTGGATGGTGATCCTTTAAAGGATGATAACGGGGACGTGCTCCTGTTTCAGCCCTGGGATGAGGAGCTATTCGCTGATTTAGATTCTTGGTTggcgggcttggatgggGATATTGGTAGGGGTGCTGTTGGCGCTGATATCGATAGCACTTTGCTGTGGAATGACTTTGATGTTTTGATAGCCGCGGAGTCTGACTATTCTTCTTGTCAGGAGGTTTGTCCGCTGACAGGGGCTCTTCATCTTGGGTTGTCTGATCCTAATTCACCTAATTCTGGTGCCTGA
- a CDS encoding uncharacterized protein (COG:A;~EggNog:ENOG410QDF2;~InterPro:IPR018834,IPR019458,IPR011990;~PFAM:PF10374,PF10373;~go_function: GO:0005515 - protein binding [Evidence IEA]): MALTFQDAWQSALTVERDLLKNLAEKETTFAEISNNISELRTASQNAIFQDFETARTVDVEGRLWEAHLKINTRFRKLLSRFREDNGKKKKPVERRKLEKHFLEFIKSSQRFYRGYIQQLASHYDGIPELEKVARKFGFETLSAAPPVQPLEHLRKYILQSCHATLIRLGDLSRYRETELATKERNWGPAIGYYDLATVIYPASGASHNQLAVIALADANHLRATYHLYRALSAQEPHPTAKGNLEIEFRKVMSLWAKRELIRPEDAGIPGRSLAPWFVYLHAQCYRGVDFAEHEELESEVLNQLAVDLKERSLEGTLQKFCLINISAEDFSRVRSEEESVSNARLFFQRINVKTYFTLLQILLAEIERFAVEDPNNNNKDAKVGADRVTVVARRILPALRNYSSWLLTVSAYLVAYKEKDTPLAVQLTEFWKIYANTLTLLASTFDVVHLPEVEYLLEEDEETLCFMPLSKGTTSRRYLDANGRPKPSINDPGVERHHPNIEMLYRIREFVIDGLDLVVGNKIPIALVDDEDKKTFIYKEDGLPSHFFASPSGHHHSLSAASIEREDIQRVRQESNYPSDARSTFGDSQSASVSMSTNMNGIVEGVERLVESDTYENAPTIPNHLAHPMDSNPALAQFYDPTANSDFRRDNLHTPIAPPGLGLPMDNYSSGMGTMSSSQSYTPRPTIPGLPNIWNTAFSPEIRDASPRTPPGLGPPQGSMLPRHTNSSGLQYTQQDAIKNDLAFRQSLLAQNQLESNSLNGSGPMSQMLAPQTYHQRHSSSPWDRDSIPAAGPFSQQPYHQSAFAFPSQPMSSGQANASWANNAFIESSLPSGAGLSSPGIGDTRKSSAQFGIIGQGQSPRLGHGG; the protein is encoded by the exons ATGGCGCTCACCTTTCAAGATGCGTGGCA ATCTGCGCTCACCGTTGAGAGAGACCTGCTAAAGAACCTCGCCGAGAAGGAGACAACATTTGCCGAAATATCTAACAACATATCGGA ACTCCGAACCGCTTCTCAAAACGCCATATTCCAAGACTTCGAGACTGCCCGCACCGTTGACGTTGAAGGTCGCTTATGGGAGGCGCATTTAAAAATCAACACTCGGTTCCGGAAGCTGCTCTCCCGC TTTCGCGAAGACAAtggcaagaagaaaaagccagTAGAGAGgcggaagctggagaagcaCTTTCTAGAATTCATTAAATCAAGCCAGCGATTCTATCGTGGCTACATTCAACAGCTGGCGTCGCACTACGATGGCATTCCGGAACTGGAGAAGGTTGCACGGAAGTTCGGTTTTGAAA CTCTATCGGCGGCGCCTCCGGTCCAACCTCTCGAGCACCTACGAAAATACATCCTTCAATCGTGTCACGCGACACTTATACGCCTGGGCGACCTTTCCCGTTATCGCGAAACCGAACTGGCCACCAAGGAGCGCAATTGGGGCCCAGCAATCGGTTACTATGATCTAGCCACTGTAATATACCCAGCTTCCGGTGCGTCGCATAATCAGCTGGCTGTCATTGCCCTTGCCGATGCCAATCATCTGAGAGCTACCTACCATCTGTACCGGGCTCTCTCCGCTCAGGAGCCACATCCAACTGCCAAAGGGAACCTTGAAATTGAATTTAGAAAGGTTATGAGTTTATGGGCCAAAAGGGAGTTGATTCGACCTGAGGACGCTGGTATTCCAGGCAGATCCTTGGCCCCGTGGTTTGTCTATCTCCACGCCCAGTGTTACAGAGGCGTCGACTTCGCGGAGCATGAGGAACTTGAAAGCGAAGTTCTTAACCAGCTTGCAGTCGATCTGAAGGAGCGCTCCTTGGAGGGTACTCTACAGAAGTTTtgtcttattaatatttcaGCAGAAGACTTCTCTCGGGTTCGGTCGGAAG AAGAATCAGTGTCAAACGCGCGTCTGTTTTTTCAGCGCATTAACGTCAAAACATACTTTACCCTCTTGCAGATTCTCCTAGCTGAAATCGAGAGGTTTGCTGTTGAAGACCCgaacaacaataataaagaCGCCAAAGTTGGGGCCGACAGGGTGACTGTCGTTGCCCGTCGAATCTTACCAGCCCTTCGCAACTATAGCTCTTGGCTCTTGACAGTCAGTGCGTACTTGGTTGCATATAAGGAGAAAGATACTCCTCTGGCTGTCCAACTTACGGAGTTTTGGAAAATCTACGCCAACACGCTCACGCTACTCGCCTCCACTTTTGACGTCGTCCACCTGCCAGAGGTAGAGTATCttctcgaagaagacgaggaaaccTTGTGTTTTATGCCCCTCAGTAAAGGTACCACGTCCCGTAGGTACTTGGATGCGAACGGTCGACCAAAGCCTTCAATAAATGACCCAGGGGTCGAAAGACATCATCCCAACATTGAAATGCTCTATCGTATCCGCGAATTCGTGATTGACGGTTTAGATTTGGTTGTGGGCAAT AAAATACCCATTGCCCTtgttgatgacgaggacaagaagacgTTTATTTACAAGGAGGACGGTCTTCCTTCCCATTTCTTTGCCAGTCCGTCCGGTCACCATCACTCGCTCTCTGCAGCGAGTATCGAAAGGGAGGATATTCAACGGGTTAGACAAGAGTCGAACTATCCTTCGGATGCTAGAAGTACATTTGGGGATTCTCAATCAGCATCCGTCTCTATGTCGACTAATATGAACGGTATCGTTGAAGGAGTTGAACGATTGGTTGAGTCTGACACTTATGAAAATGCCCCAACTATACCTAACCATTTGGCGCACCCTATGGACTCGAACCCGGCCTTGGCTCAGTTCTACGATCCAACTGCAAACTCGGATTTCAGAAGAGACAACCTTCATACTCCTATTGCTCCACCAGGTCTCGGACTTCCTATGGATAATTATTCCAGCGGAATGGGCACAATGTCGTCCTCCCAGTCATATACGCCGCGGCCGACCATCCCTGGGCTCCCTAACATCTGGAATACTGCTTTCTCACCCGAAATTCGCGACGCATCCCCGCGAACTCCACCAGGGCTTGGTCCACCCCAAGGATCAATGCTCCCCAGACACACTAACAGTTCGGGCCTTCAATATACGCAGCAAGATGCTATAAAAAATGACTTAGCATTCCGCCAGAGCCTGCTTGCGCAAAACCAATTAGAAAGCAACTCACTGAACGGGAGCGGTCCTATGTCTCAGATGCTTGCCCCGCAAACATACCATCAACGTCACTCTAGCTCTCCATGGGATCGAGACAGCATACCCGCGGCTGGACCGTTTTCGCAACAGCCATATCATCAGTCTGCCTTTGCATTCCCCAGCCAACCGATGTCAAGCGGCCAGGCCAATGCTTCGTGGGCCAACAACGCCTTTATCGAAAGTTCACTCCCATCTGGAGCGGGGCTATCAAGTCCGGGGATCGGTGATACCCGGAAGTCCTCAGCTCAGTTCGGCATCATTGGTCAAGGCCAATCCCCTCGTCTCGGACATGGTGGTTGA
- the ADO1 gene encoding adenosine kinase (BUSCO:EOG09263HYJ;~COG:F;~EggNog:ENOG410PHCU;~InterPro:IPR029056,IPR002173,IPR001805,IPR011611;~PFAM:PF00294;~go_function: GO:0004001 - adenosine kinase activity [Evidence IEA];~go_function: GO:0016773 - phosphotransferase activity, alcohol group as acceptor [Evidence IEA];~go_process: GO:0006166 - purine ribonucleoside salvage [Evidence IEA]): protein MAAAQGYPLLCLENPLLDIQAVGDAALLEKYGLKDNDAILAEDKHMGLYEELLKNDAKLIAGGAAQNTARGAQYILPENSTLYIGCVGRDKYADILTEACKKAGVHTEYRVDDVQPTGKCGVIITGHNRSMCTHLAAANEYKIEHLKQPHIWSLVEKAQFYYVGGYHLTVSVPAIQALGEEAAAKNKAFLLSLSAPFIPQFFKDQLDSVLPYTDYTFCNETEALAYAESHQWGTTDIIEIAKKLAQLPKKNTNRPRVAVVTQGTLPTVTATGSAGGAVEVKEFPVHEISKDAINDTNGAGDAFAGGFAAGVVQGKSLSESIDLGQWLAKLSIQELGPSFPFPKQTYTPERS, encoded by the exons atggctgctgctcaaGGCTACCCTCTTCTCTGCTTAGAGAACCCCCTCTTGG ATATCCAAGCTGTCGG TGATGCTGCTCTTCTGGAGAAGTACGGACTTAAGGACAACGACGCTATCCTTGCCGAGGATAAGCACATGGGTCTCTATGAGGAGCTTCTCAAGAACGATGCTAAGTtgattgctggtggtgccgcTCAGAACACTGCTCGTGGCGCTCAG TACATTCTTCCTGAAAACTCGACTCTTTACATCGGCTGCGTCGGTCGCGACAAGTACGCTGATATCCTCACAGAGGCCTGCAAGAAGGCCGGCGTCCACACGGAGTACCGCGTCGACGATGTCCAGCCCACTGGCAAGTGCGGtgtcatcatcaccggcCACAACCGCAGCATGTGCACCCACCTTGCTGCCGCTAACGAGTACAAGATTGAGCATCTCAAGCAGCCTCACATCTGGTCTCTTGTTGAGAAGGCCCAGTTCTACTATGTTGGTGGTTACCACCTGACGGTCTCTGTTCCCGCCATCCAGGCTCTGGGTGAGGAGGCCGCTGCGAAGAACAAG GCCTTCCTGCTTTCTCTCTCCGCGCCTTTCATACCTCAGTTCTTCAAGGACCAGCTCGACAGCGTCCTTCCTTACACCGACTACACTTTCTGCAACGAGACCGAGGCCCTTGCCTACGCTGAGAGCCACCAATGGGGCACAACCGACATCATCGAGATTGCTAAGAAGTTGGCCCAGCTCCCCAAGAAGAACACCAACCGCCCGAGGGTTGCTGTCGTGACCCAGGGTACTCTGCCCACTGTCACTGCCACTGGCTCTGCCGGCGGTGCCGTCGAAGTGAAGGAGTTCCCCGTCCACGAGATCTCCAAGGATGCCATCAACGACACCAACGGTGCTGG TGATGCATTCGCCGGTGGTTTCGCCGCTGGAGTTGTCCAAGGCAAGTCTCTTTCAGAGAGCATTGATCTCGGTCAGTGGCTCGCGAAGCTGAGCATTCAAGAATTGGGACCTTC CTTCCCTTTCCCCAAGCAAACCTACACTCCCGAACGCTCCTAA
- a CDS encoding uncharacterized protein (COG:S;~EggNog:ENOG410PKIA;~InterPro:IPR028942;~PFAM:PF15612): MSLSDSDLSSLSSAPPSDEEPNPMALDEPVGITKYFQKKQSETPPPKRAPSPPHEYVLADNPDIAFIVMFRARFHEVFPRSTPHLGPQDIERGVVESPPGDHIERLLCAFLGLVLNRKKDVERNHYTRPLEEAIHTHASQWPKSWQGKNPLHGGRNFASMSPEERLQLLKSLILWSLSSSEAVQAKIKESYKQARHEDDLNQPLSVQPWGRDSMKRRYWLIEGHDDTHFRLYREGNPALKNVTWWSVAGTIPELQGVADKLEEEKGMHSKKLSERIRNSIPRFEGSEEKRKRRDYRIARKAAFSKPEPGFSLYEGRTRGKKLKYTYSDDEDIFSDGLPPPRRSGRNSSGLSTPAEPTGPRFSASGRQIRSRAGGLYGESLLAGNREDTATADEDGTERRQRTRNTRMNGYTDYGVDDEDAESNGGQSSGNEWQGGEEEDENEFEGDDEEEVSGDESVANGEPASLVVQLKYNKQGDLKGPEEQPADLTSETQAVAVAERPIDAAEQKPTVEPSQKLPMGNGPPEPVSEAPIGPSTNAAPVEEPSNTIASAPSEGTVQAGGGSADTTVLTPVQQPEGAI, from the exons ATGTCTCTTTCCGACTCGGATCTCTCTTCGTTATCGTCTGCGCCTCCTTCAGATGAGGAACCTAATCCCATGGCTCTCGACGAGCCTGTGGGCATAACCAAGTACTTTCAGAAGAAGCAGTCCGAAACTCCGCCACCGAAACGAGCTCCTTCACCACCTCATGAATATGTGTTGGCCGATAATCCAGATATCGCC TTCATTGTAATGTTCCGCGCGCGTTTCCACGAAGTATTCCCGCGATCAACGCCACACCTTGGACCACAGGATATCGAGCGAGGCGTGGTGGAATCTCCTCCGGGGGACCACATTGAAAGGCTATTATGTGCATTTCTTGGGCTGGTACTGAATAGGAAGAAGGACGTGGA ACGAAATCACTACACGCGCCCATTGGAAGAAGCGATTCATACACATGCATCCCAGTGGCCAAAATCATGGCAAGGCAAGAACCCTCTACATGGGGGTCGCAATTTTGCCTCAATGTCCCCGGAAGAGCGC CTACAATTACTTAAGTCGTTGATTCTCTGgtcactctcctcctccgaagcCGTCCAAGCGAAGATTAAAGAATCCTACAAGCAAGCGCGCCACGAAGATGACTTGAACCAGCCTCTGTCTGTGCAGCCCTGGGGACGCGATAGCATGAAGCGTCGGTATTGGCTCATTGAAGGCCACGATGATACACATTTTAGGCTTTACCGGGAAGGCAACCCAGCTTTGAAGAACGTCACCTGGTGGAGCGTGGCAGGGACGATCCCAGAATTGCAGGGTGTTGCGGACAaattggaggaagagaagggaatgCATTCCAAGAAATTGAGTGAGAGGATAAGAAATTCTATTCCTCGGTTCGAGGGCTCCGAGGAG AAACGCAAACGCCGTGATTATCGTATTGCTCGAAAAGCCGCATTTTCCAAACCTGAACCTGGATTCTCACTATATGAAGGCCGTACTCGTGGGAAAAAGCTGAAGTATACATACTCAGATGACGAAGACATCTTCTCCGATGGCCTTCCACCGCCTCGACGATCAGGGCGTAATAGCTCTGGGCTTTCAACCCCCGCAGAGCCGACAGGTCCGAGATTTAGTGCCAGCGGAAGGCAAATCCGTTCACGCGCAGGCGGCCTCTATGGCGAGAGTCTGCTCGCTGGGAATCGTGAAGACACTGCTACTGCTGACGAAGATGGTACTGAGAGACGGCAGCGGACTCGGAATACCAGAATGAACGGGTATACCGATTACGGCGTagacgatgaggatgctgaatCAAATGGTGGGCAGTCTAGTGGAAATGAATGGCaaggcggcgaggaggaagacgaaaaTGAGTTTGAAggtgacgacgaagaggaagtaAGTGGAGATGAGTCGGTGGCCAACGGGGAGCCCGCGAGCCTTGTTGTCCAGCTCAAATACAATAAACAGGGCGATTTAAAGGGACCTGAAGAACAACCAGCGGACCTTACTTCTGAAACTCAGGCAGTGGCAGTTGCGGAACGGCCCATCGATGCCGCTGAACAGAAACCTACGGTTGAACCATCACAAAAATTACCGATGGGCAATGGGCCTCCAGAACCGGTTTCAGAAGCCCCGATTGGCCCCAGCACAAACGCTGCGCCTGTTGAAGAACCTAGCAACACGATTGCTTCGGCCCCGAGCGAAGGGACAGTACAAGCCGGGGGAGGCTCCGCTGATACTACTGTACTTACTCCGGTTCAACAACCGGAGGGGGCGATCTAA
- a CDS encoding DUF1770 domain-containing protein (COG:S;~EggNog:ENOG410PPTY;~InterPro:IPR013898;~PFAM:PF08589): protein MTDPAIQVAETIQTASINRSPSASRDINPPTSLSEKKPPVELTSSDAGSIPSDLIDHPPAFRTPARRHNLPPLPDLRFEQSYLASLRGADTWGRVAWITIRDQVLLPLIQGTLWTLALSGWRFWNRTASLSGQTLGSRVRRWWYEVNNWKLPPMAPRNSRAAAAQVEDFYTAQFSNAGAD from the exons ATGACGGACCCCGCCATCCAGGTCGCAGAAACCATCCAAACGGCTTCCATCAATCGGTCGCCATCTGCCAGTCGTGACATCAACCCTCCAACCTCATTATCGGAGAAGAAGCCCCCCGTCGAACTTACGTCCTCTGATGCTGGCAGCATCCCTTCGGATCTCATCGACCATCCTCCGGCTTTTCGCACCCCCGCGCGGCGACATAATTTACCGCCCCTACCCGATCTACGATTCGAGCAAAGCTACCTCGCCAGTTTGCGAGGCGCGGACACATGGGGGCGAGTAGCATGGATTACCATCAGAGACCAG GTCCTTTTACCGCTAATTCAAGGTACACTCTGGACTCTGGCGCTCTCGGGATGGCGATTTTGGAACCGCACTGCATCTCTTAGCGGTCAAACGCTAGGAAGTAGGGTTAGGAGATGGTGGTATGAAGTCAATAACTGGAAGCTTCCCCCTATGGCGCCGAGGAACTCAAGGGCCGCCGCGGCACAGGTAGAAGAC TTCTATACAGCACAATTCTCCAACGCGGGTGCCGACTAA
- the RPL2A gene encoding 60S ribosomal protein uL2 (COG:J;~EggNog:ENOG410PIUY;~InterPro:IPR022669,IPR008991,IPR022671,IPR022666, IPR014726,IPR002171,IPR012340,IPR014722;~PFAM:PF03947,PF00181;~go_component: GO:0005840 - ribosome [Evidence IEA];~go_function: GO:0003735 - structural constituent of ribosome [Evidence IEA];~go_process: GO:0006412 - translation [Evidence IEA]), with translation MGRVIRNQRKGRGSIFTAHTRLNKAPAQFRVLDYAERHGYTRGVVKEIIHDAGRGAPLARVQFRHPYKFKHITETFIANEGMYTGQFIYAGKNAALTIGNILPLASVPEGTVITNVEEKSGDRGALGRTSGNYVTVIGHNPDDGKTRVKLPSGAKKVIKNTARGMVGIVAGGGRTDKPLLKASRAKHKFAVKRNSWPKTRGVAMNPVDHPHGGGNHQHIGKASTISRYAAHGQKAGLIAARRTGLLRGTQKTKD, from the exons ATGGGTCGTGTGATCCGCAACCAGAGGAAGGGCCGTGGCTCCATTTTCA CGGCTCACACCCGTCTCAACAAGGCTCCTGCCCAGTTCCGTGTCCTCGACTACGCTGAGCGCCATGGATACACCCGCGGTGTTGTGAAGGAGATCATCCACGATGCTGGTCGTGGTGCTCCTCTCGCTAGGGTCCAGTTCCGTCACCCCTACAAGTTCAAGCACATCACCGAGACCTTCATCGCCAACGAGGGCATGTACACCGGCCAGTTCATCTACGCCGGAAAGAACGCTGCTCTGACCATCGGCAACATCCTTCCCCTCGCCTCCGTCCCCGAAGGTACTGTCATCACCAACGTTGAGGAGAAGTCCGGTGACCGTGGTGCTCTTGGTCGTACCTCCGGAAACTACGTTACCGTTATCGGCCACAACCCCGACGATGGCAAGACCCGTGTCAAGCTCCCCTCTGGCGCCAAGAAGGTCATCAAGAACACTGCCCGTGGTATGGTTGGTATCGTCGCCGGTGGTGGTCGTACCGACAAGCCTCTCCTGA AGGCTTCTCGTGCCAAGCACAAGTTCGCTGTCAAGCGCAACAGCTGGCCCAAGACCCGTGGTGTTGCCATGAACCCCGTCGATCAC CCCCACGGTGGTGGTAACCACCAGCATATTGGTAAGGCCTCGACCATCTCCCGCTACGCCGCCCACGGTCAAAAAGCCGGTCTTATTGCCGCCCGGCGGACTGGTCTGCTCCGTGGTACCCAGAAGACCAAGGATTAA